One segment of Nyctibius grandis isolate bNycGra1 chromosome 11, bNycGra1.pri, whole genome shotgun sequence DNA contains the following:
- the SKOR1 gene encoding SKI family transcriptional corepressor 1 yields MEAIASQMGNGRDASSSPNSKQELQPYQGSNTLKPNQVGETSLYGVPIVSLVIDGQERLCLAQISNTLLKNYSYNEIHNRRVALGITCVQCTPVQLEILRRAGAMPISSRRCGMITKREAERLCKSFLGEHKPPKLPENFAFDVVHECAWGSRGSFIPARYNSSRAKCIKCSYCSMYFSPNKFIFHSHRTPDSKYTQPDAANFNSWRRHLKLSDKTATEELSHAWEDVKAMFNGGTRKRTFSLQGAAAGGPGAGSPAAKAALHPPPSAGPELAPAHKSLRCSGQEPAGERGALGLPAAHGGVAGGHGGAGAVRSYPVIPVPSKGFGMLQKLPPPLFPHPYGFPAAAFGLCPKKQEDALGGAGGGEAGKGGALPPGMFWGPPHPHPHQPAQPPHQPGAAKDTGVYPSFPVFWPAAGSLPVPPYPAQSQAKAAATAVVVAAAAAAAAAAAEPPGLSGRHGELEGSEPSGSGRSSATPQEGAGAESERCPSALSRAAGEEERSGDEALLAPLPLPRKGSYLSAFRPVVKDAESIAKLYGTREAYGGAAPRGPGYLSPDFLSEGSSSYRSLSPGGDTAEEPEVDVESNRFPEDEEEDAAAPPAEGREPPPPRLLAGTEEPLPPAGADGPEEKAGEPVAEEGGQPPDGSPERSSSRGAYEVYAPDRGEHLQPLKTAASLGAPAAYLCTPEAKEQDKEDNHSAAEDLETRKSYQDQRNVSHPSPVNTDRGEDGLGMDVAGTQLVEKDIEHLARDELQKLVLEQMELRKKLERDFQSLKDNFQDQMKRELAYREEMVQQLQIVRDTLCNELDQERKARYAIQQKLKEAHDALHHFSCKMLTPRHCTGNCSFKPPLLPQ; encoded by the exons atggaggcgATCGCCAGTCAGATGGGAAATGGGAGAGATGCAAGCTCCTCCCCAAATTcaaagcaagagctgcagcCGTACCAGGGCTCCAATACCCTCAAGCCCAACCAAGTGGGTGAGACCTCTCTGTACGGCGTGCCCATCGTGTCCCTGGTCATCGACGGGCAGGAGCGGCTGTGCCTGGCGCAGATCTCCAACACGCTGCTCAAGAACTACAGCTACAATGAGATCCACAACCGGCGGGTGGCCCTGGGCATCACCTGCGTGCAGTGCACGCCGGTGCAGCTGGAGATCCTGCGGCGGGCCGGGGCCATGCCCATCTCCTCCCGTCGCTGCGGCATGATCACCAAGCGGGAGGCGGAGCGGCTCTGCAAGTCCTTCCTGGGCGAGCACAAGCCGCCCAAGCTGCCCGAGAACTTCGCCTTCGACGTGGTGCACGAGTGCGCCTGGGGCTCCCGGGGCAGCTTCATCCCGGCCCGCTACAACAGCTCCCGCGCCAAGTGCATCAAGTGCAGCTACTGCAGCATGTACTTCTCCCCCAACAAGTTCATCTTCCACTCCCACCGCACCCCGGACTCCAAGTACACCCAGCCCGACGCCGCCAACTTCAACTCCTGGCGCCGCCACCTCAAGCTCAGCGACAAGACGGCCACGGAGGAGCTGTCGCACGCCTGGGAGGATGTCAAGGCCATGTTCAACGGCGGCACCCGCAAGCGGACCTTCTCCCTGCAAGGGGCGGCCGCCGGCGGGCCCGGCGCCGGTTCCCCGGCCGCCAAGGCCGCGCTGCACCCGCCGCCGTCCGCCGGCCCCGAGCTGGCCCCGGCGCACAAGAGCCTGCGCTGCAGCGGGCAGGAGCCGGCGGGCGAGCGCGGGGCGCTGGGGCTACCGGCGGCGCACGgcggggtggcgggggggcacggcggggcgggcgcggtgCGCAGCTACCCGGTGATCCCGGTGCCCAGCAAGGGCTTCGGGATGCTGCAGAagctgccgccgccgctcttcccccacccctacGGCTTCCCCGCCGCTGCTTTCGGACTCTGCCCCAAGAAGCAGGAGGACGCGCTGGGCGGTGCGGGAGGCGGCGAGGCGGGCAAGGGCGGCGCGCTGCCCCCCGGCATGTTTTGGGGACCCCCGCACCCCCACCCGCACCAACCGGCCCAGCCGCCCCACCAGCCCGGAGCCGCCAAGGACACCGGCGTCTACCCCTCCTTCCCCGTCTTCTGGCCGGCCGCCGGCAGCCTGCCCGTGCCGCCCTACCCGGCGCAGAGCCAGGCCAAGGCGGCGGCCACGGCCGTGGTGGtggcggctgcggcggcggcggcagcggcggcggccgaGCCGCCGGGCCTGTCGGGGCGGCACGGCGAGCTGGAGGGCTCGGAACCGTCGGGCAGCGGGAGGAGCAGCGCTACCCCCCAGGAGGGCGCCGGGGCGGAGAGCGAGCGCTGCCCCAGCGCGCTGTCGAGGGCGGCGGGCGAGGAGGAGCGCTCCGGGGACGAGGCGCTGCTCGCCCCGCTGCCCCTGCCCAGGAAGGGCAGTTACCTCTCCGCCTTCCGCCCGGTGGTGAAGGACGCCGAGAGCATCGCCAAGCTCTACGGCACCCGGGAGGCGTACGGCGGCGCggccccccgcggccccggctACCTCTCCCCGGACTTCCTCAGCGAGGGCAGCTCCAGCTACCGCTCGCTCTCCCCCGGGGGGGACACGGCCGAGGAGCCTGAGGTGGACGTGGAGTCCAACCGCTTCCcggaggacgaggaggaggacgccgccgctccccccgccgAGGGcagggagccgccgccgccccggctgCTGGCCGGTACCGAGgagccgctgccgcccgccgggGCCGACGGGCCCGAGGAGAAGGCGGGCGAGCCGGTGGCGGAGGAGGGTGGCCAGCCACCCGACGGCAGCCCCGAgcggagcagcagcaggggcgCCTACgag GTGTACGCGCCGGACAGGGGGGAGCACCTGCAGCCGCTGAAGACCGCCGCCTCCCTGGGAGCCCCGGCCGCCTACCTGTGCACGCCCGAGGCTAAGG AGCAAGATAAAGAAGACAATCACTCCGCGGCAGAGGATTTAGAGACCAGAAAATCCTATCAGGACCAAAGGAATGTCTCGCATCCCAGCCCTGTAAATACCGACAGAG GAGAGGACGGCCTTGGCATGGATGTCGCCGGGACGCAGCTGGTGGAAAAGGACATCGAACATTTGGCCCGAG acgAGTTGCAAAAACTGGTCCTGGAGCAAATGGAGCTGAggaaaaagctggagagggacttccAGAGCCTGAAAG ATAACTTCCAGGACCAGATGAAGCGGGAGCTGGCGTACCGGGAGGAGATGGTGCAGCAGCTTCAGATCGTCCGAG ATACGCTGTGCAACGAGCTGGACCAGGAGAGGAAAGCGCGCTACGCCATCCAGCAGAAGTTAAAAG AGGCCCACGACGCGCTGCATCACTTCTCCTGCAAAATGCTGACCCCGCGGCACTGCACGGGGAACTGCTCCTTCAAGCCGCCGCTGCTGCCCCAGTGA